One stretch of Enterobacter sp. RHBSTW-00994 DNA includes these proteins:
- the yecR gene encoding YecR family lipoprotein has translation MMKKLVLVALAAMILSGCAVRKEMVPMGGSKADGTVRMGYTVGQFEKPVVDLNQASSLAAQKCKTWGYEGAEPFGGQTSQCAQMDGFGSCIMSNVSVEYQCTGGKAALN, from the coding sequence ATGATGAAAAAGTTAGTCTTGGTAGCTCTGGCTGCAATGATTTTATCTGGGTGTGCAGTACGTAAAGAAATGGTCCCTATGGGGGGGAGTAAGGCCGACGGAACGGTGCGAATGGGATATACAGTTGGGCAATTTGAAAAGCCAGTTGTAGACCTTAATCAAGCTTCATCTTTAGCAGCTCAAAAATGTAAAACATGGGGATATGAAGGCGCAGAACCTTTTGGCGGACAAACAAGCCAGTGTGCGCAGATGGATGGTTTTGGCAGTTGTATTATGTCGAATGTCTCTGTCGAGTATCAATGCACTGGTGGGAAAGCTGCACTGAATTGA
- a CDS encoding phage tail protein encodes MAVETFTWPIQSSGQPTTDSKDTVRKAQFGEGYAQVTGSGLNDEQLIYSFSFKGNPVVALQIYAFLRRHKTRSFIFTPPFGEAALWRVEADSLKQVVKNKKVMTITATFEQAFAP; translated from the coding sequence ATGGCAGTTGAAACGTTTACCTGGCCCATCCAGTCTTCGGGCCAGCCCACAACGGACAGTAAGGATACAGTCCGAAAAGCGCAGTTTGGCGAGGGTTACGCTCAGGTAACAGGTTCTGGTCTGAATGATGAACAGCTGATCTATTCGTTTTCTTTCAAGGGAAACCCGGTTGTCGCACTGCAGATCTATGCCTTTCTTCGTCGTCACAAAACAAGGTCCTTTATTTTCACTCCGCCGTTTGGTGAAGCGGCACTGTGGCGCGTTGAAGCGGATTCGCTTAAGCAGGTGGTCAAAAACAAGAAGGTGATGACCATTACAGCAACTTTTGAACAGGCATTCGCACCATGA
- a CDS encoding host specificity protein J, with the protein MATEKAIKGRKGGSSSSRTPTEQPDDLQSVAKAKILVALGEGEFAGALTARDIYLDGTPLQNADGSQNFGGVAWEFRPGTQAQNYIQGIPGTENEINVGTEISSATAWAHTFTNTQLSAVRLRLKWASLYKQENDGDLVGYSVAYAIDLQTNGGGFTTVINTTVTGKTTSGYERSHRIDLPRGATTWTVRLRKLTADANSAKIGDSMTIQSYTEVIDAKLRYPNTALLYVEFDSSQFNGSIPQISCKPRGRVIRVPDNYDPASRSYNGTWTGSFKWAWTDNPAWIFYDLVVTDRFGLGNRLTAANIDKWALYQVAQYCDQPVPDGKGGSGTEPRYICNVYVQDRNDAYTVLRDFAAIFRGMTYWGGNQIVALADMPRDIDYSYTRANVIDGLFTYASSTTKTRYTTALVSWSDPANAYADAMEPVFEQPLVARYGFNQLEMTAIGCTRQSEANRKGRWGILTNNKDRVVTFSVGLDGNIPQPGYIIAVADEMLSGKVTGGRISAVNSRVIKLDRVPDAVAGNRLIINLPSGVSQSRTIQAVNGNTVTVTNTYSETPAPECVWVVESDTLYAQQYRVVSIADNNDGTFTISAAAHDPNKYARIDTGAIIDDRPVSVIPPGNQSAPGNITISSYSVVSQGISLETMRATWDKAANAISYEAQWRRNDGNWVNVPRNSTTSFEVPSIYAGRYLVRVRAINAAEISSGWGYSEEVTLTGKVGNPPKPVGFMATGINWGIRLNWGFPENTADTLKTEIQYTPNSDFSEPMLLSDVPYPSAEYTQLGLRAGQEFWYRAQLVDKTGNESGYTDWIRGMSNDNADDYLGDIADDFLNSADGDRLTSDIDTNLEAALQNALANNATVDHQWEQFGTVRADILVVRTTIADVDKAMAELSTTVQAQIEDVTATLEDKLTATVDADGATAIHSLKVGVRINDIMYNAGMSIAVLAQSGQPVVTRIGFNANQFVLMSGSGDTQYSPFAVVNGQVFISSAFIQNGTITNAKIGAFIQSNNYVAGQAGWKLDKAGTWENYGSDGQGARKSTNVTDSIRDANGVLRVQIGKLTGVF; encoded by the coding sequence ATGGCTACAGAAAAAGCGATAAAGGGCCGCAAAGGTGGTAGTTCAAGTTCGAGAACACCAACAGAACAACCCGATGACCTGCAGTCGGTCGCCAAAGCTAAAATCCTTGTCGCGCTGGGTGAAGGGGAGTTTGCCGGAGCATTAACCGCGCGGGATATTTATCTTGATGGCACGCCGCTACAGAATGCTGATGGTTCGCAAAACTTTGGTGGTGTGGCGTGGGAATTCCGGCCTGGCACTCAGGCACAGAATTATATTCAGGGCATTCCCGGTACTGAAAATGAAATCAATGTAGGCACTGAGATTTCCAGTGCCACGGCATGGGCACATACATTCACGAACACGCAGCTCTCTGCTGTGCGTTTGCGCCTCAAATGGGCATCACTGTACAAGCAGGAGAATGATGGCGATCTGGTGGGTTACTCCGTCGCTTATGCCATTGATCTGCAGACGAACGGCGGCGGTTTCACTACCGTCATCAATACGACCGTTACAGGGAAGACCACCTCAGGCTATGAGCGCAGCCATCGCATCGATTTACCGCGTGGGGCCACGACCTGGACGGTTCGTCTTCGCAAACTAACCGCTGACGCAAACAGCGCGAAAATCGGTGACTCAATGACCATCCAGAGTTACACCGAGGTCATTGATGCAAAGCTGCGCTATCCCAATACCGCACTGCTGTATGTTGAGTTCGATTCAAGCCAGTTCAACGGCTCTATCCCGCAGATTTCCTGTAAGCCGCGCGGTCGCGTGATCCGCGTACCCGATAATTATGACCCGGCGAGCCGTTCATATAACGGAACGTGGACAGGATCGTTTAAGTGGGCGTGGACAGATAATCCAGCGTGGATTTTTTACGATCTGGTTGTGACTGATCGCTTTGGCTTGGGCAATCGTCTGACTGCTGCGAATATTGATAAATGGGCGCTGTACCAGGTGGCGCAATACTGCGACCAGCCTGTACCTGACGGGAAAGGAGGGAGCGGAACGGAGCCACGGTATATCTGCAATGTTTACGTGCAGGACAGGAACGACGCATACACGGTTCTGCGGGATTTTGCTGCAATCTTTCGCGGGATGACATACTGGGGCGGTAATCAGATTGTTGCGCTGGCGGATATGCCACGCGATATTGATTACAGCTATACCCGCGCCAACGTTATCGACGGGCTGTTTACTTACGCCAGCAGCACGACAAAAACGCGTTACACCACTGCGCTGGTGAGCTGGTCTGATCCGGCGAACGCGTATGCTGATGCCATGGAGCCGGTATTTGAGCAGCCACTGGTTGCACGCTACGGTTTTAATCAGCTGGAAATGACCGCCATTGGTTGCACCCGACAGTCAGAAGCTAACCGCAAAGGGCGCTGGGGCATCCTCACAAACAACAAGGACCGGGTAGTAACCTTCTCCGTCGGGCTGGACGGTAATATTCCGCAGCCTGGTTACATCATCGCAGTAGCTGATGAAATGTTATCGGGGAAAGTGACAGGCGGTCGTATCAGCGCAGTTAACAGCCGCGTGATCAAACTGGACCGTGTTCCTGATGCGGTGGCGGGTAACAGGCTTATCATCAACCTTCCTTCCGGTGTTTCGCAGAGCCGTACAATCCAGGCCGTAAACGGCAATACGGTCACGGTCACGAATACGTACAGCGAAACGCCGGCCCCGGAATGTGTCTGGGTTGTTGAGTCGGACACGCTTTATGCGCAGCAGTACCGTGTTGTCAGCATTGCTGACAATAACGACGGTACATTCACCATTTCTGCTGCCGCGCATGACCCGAACAAATATGCCCGTATTGATACCGGCGCAATTATTGATGATCGTCCTGTCAGCGTGATCCCGCCGGGTAATCAGTCTGCACCGGGGAACATCACCATCAGCAGTTATTCCGTTGTCAGTCAGGGGATCAGCCTTGAAACGATGCGTGCGACCTGGGATAAAGCGGCTAACGCCATTTCCTATGAAGCACAGTGGCGGCGTAATGACGGTAACTGGGTAAATGTACCCCGTAACTCGACAACCAGTTTTGAGGTCCCGTCGATTTACGCGGGACGCTACCTGGTACGTGTCCGGGCAATAAACGCGGCGGAGATATCCAGTGGCTGGGGATATTCTGAAGAGGTCACACTGACCGGGAAGGTGGGTAATCCGCCGAAACCAGTCGGTTTCATGGCGACGGGGATTAACTGGGGTATTCGTCTGAACTGGGGATTCCCGGAAAACACGGCTGATACGCTGAAAACGGAAATCCAGTACACACCAAATTCTGACTTTTCAGAGCCGATGCTGCTGAGTGATGTGCCTTACCCGTCAGCGGAATACACACAGCTTGGTCTGCGGGCAGGTCAGGAGTTCTGGTATCGCGCACAACTGGTTGACAAAACGGGTAATGAGTCAGGGTATACAGACTGGATACGCGGCATGTCTAACGATAACGCCGATGACTATCTGGGCGATATCGCCGATGATTTTCTGAACTCTGCTGATGGCGATCGTCTGACGAGTGACATCGACACTAATCTGGAAGCCGCGCTACAGAATGCGCTGGCCAACAACGCCACGGTTGACCACCAGTGGGAGCAGTTTGGTACGGTCCGCGCCGATATCCTCGTTGTCAGAACGACAATTGCTGACGTCGATAAAGCGATGGCCGAACTTTCGACGACTGTGCAGGCGCAGATTGAGGATGTTACCGCAACACTGGAAGACAAACTGACCGCAACCGTTGATGCAGACGGCGCTACAGCGATTCATTCGTTGAAAGTAGGGGTCAGGATTAACGATATCATGTACAACGCAGGGATGAGCATTGCAGTTCTGGCACAGTCAGGGCAACCGGTTGTCACCCGCATTGGTTTTAATGCTAACCAGTTTGTGCTGATGTCTGGCAGTGGCGACACACAGTATTCACCGTTTGCCGTTGTTAATGGTCAGGTGTTTATCAGTTCTGCCTTTATTCAGAATGGTACGATCACAAACGCAAAAATCGGGGCGTTTATCCAGTCGAATAATTACGTTGCGGGGCAGGCAGGATGGAAGCTCGATAAAGCGGGAACCTGGGAGAACTACGGCAGTGACGGTCAGGGAGCCAGAAAATCCACAAATGTCACTGACAGTATCAGGGATGCAAACGGGGTTCTTCGCGTTCAGATTGGGAAACTGACGGGGGTCTTCTGA
- a CDS encoding C40 family peptidase has translation MRQKTIDAIMAHAAAEYPRECCGVVAQKSRVVRYFPCRNLATEPAEHFHLSPEDYAAAEDWGTVIAIVHSHPDATTQPSELDKAQCDATLLPWHIVSWPEGDLRTIQPRGELPLLERPFVLGHFDCWGLVMSYFRQTHGIELTDYRVDYPWWEDQYPENFYQDCWYECGFREFSGPPQPGDMVIMQVQANKWNHAGILLEGNMLLHHLYGHLSQRVPYGGYWRERTVKLLRYRDFFKS, from the coding sequence ATGCGTCAGAAAACCATAGATGCCATTATGGCGCATGCTGCAGCTGAATATCCTCGTGAGTGCTGCGGTGTTGTTGCACAAAAGAGCCGCGTTGTGCGTTACTTTCCCTGCCGTAATCTCGCTACGGAGCCAGCGGAACACTTTCATCTGTCACCTGAGGATTATGCTGCAGCCGAAGACTGGGGAACGGTGATCGCCATCGTTCACAGCCACCCAGACGCCACCACCCAACCGAGCGAACTGGATAAAGCGCAATGCGATGCAACGCTTTTACCCTGGCACATCGTGAGCTGGCCGGAGGGGGATTTACGCACCATTCAGCCGCGCGGGGAACTGCCGCTGCTGGAACGCCCGTTTGTTCTTGGGCACTTCGACTGCTGGGGGCTGGTGATGAGTTATTTCCGGCAAACGCATGGTATTGAACTGACTGATTACCGGGTTGATTACCCATGGTGGGAGGACCAGTACCCGGAAAACTTCTACCAGGATTGCTGGTACGAATGCGGTTTTCGTGAGTTCAGTGGGCCACCACAACCCGGTGACATGGTTATCATGCAGGTACAGGCGAATAAATGGAACCACGCCGGGATCTTGCTCGAAGGCAATATGCTTCTGCACCATCTGTACGGGCATCTGAGTCAGCGAGTGCCATATGGTGGTTATTGGCGGGAACGAACAGTTAAACTATTACGTTATCGCGATTTCTTTAAATCATAA
- a CDS encoding tail assembly protein, whose product MQEVMTQIKLSGVLGKTFGKTHHRLISTPHEACRALAATISGFGQFMNTSKHRGLTYAVFRGKKNIGEDDLGFPVTGDVIRIVPVIIGSKKAGLLQTILGAVLVVVGTITSPYGGGVLIAPGVALMAGGVIQMLSPQPAGLASKQSADNKASYAFGGVTNTAAQGNPVPLLYGKRLIGGAIISAGIYVEDQQ is encoded by the coding sequence ATGCAAGAAGTCATGACGCAAATTAAACTCAGCGGAGTTCTTGGTAAAACGTTTGGCAAAACACACCATCGCTTAATCAGCACCCCCCATGAGGCATGCAGAGCATTAGCTGCAACTATTAGCGGCTTTGGGCAGTTTATGAATACCAGCAAGCATCGTGGCCTAACCTATGCTGTTTTTCGCGGAAAGAAAAACATTGGTGAGGATGACTTAGGGTTTCCTGTTACTGGGGATGTAATTCGCATTGTTCCGGTGATTATCGGGAGTAAAAAGGCGGGCTTACTGCAAACAATTCTCGGCGCAGTATTGGTTGTGGTAGGAACTATTACATCGCCATATGGCGGCGGCGTTTTGATTGCGCCAGGGGTTGCCTTAATGGCTGGTGGTGTAATTCAGATGCTGTCACCACAACCAGCAGGTCTTGCCAGCAAACAGTCAGCGGATAATAAAGCCAGCTATGCATTTGGTGGTGTGACGAACACTGCAGCCCAGGGCAATCCTGTACCCCTTCTCTATGGTAAACGTTTGATCGGCGGAGCCATTATTTCAGCCGGGATATACGTCGAAGATCAACAGTAA
- a CDS encoding ATP-binding cassette domain-containing protein codes for MNGTILSVEHLMMHFGGIKALNDVNLDVQRGSITALIGPNGAGKTTVFNCLTGFYKASGGNILFNTRHKTTNIIQVLGQKLQPGDWINPAQLGSRIFYKMFGGTHLVNRVGLARTFQNIRLFREMSVIENLLVAQHMRVNRNLISGVLNTPAYRRAESSALDRAFYWLEVVDLVDCANRLAGEMSYGQQRRLEIARAMCTAPEMICLDEPAAGLNPVETRALSKIIRFLRDHHDITVLLIEHDMGMVMDISDNIIVLDHGDVIAQGKPEQIQHDEKVIAAYLGTDESEISI; via the coding sequence ATGAACGGGACAATATTAAGCGTTGAGCATCTGATGATGCATTTTGGCGGTATCAAGGCGCTAAATGACGTTAACCTTGACGTTCAGCGTGGCTCGATTACCGCCCTCATCGGGCCAAACGGGGCGGGAAAAACCACGGTCTTTAACTGTCTTACGGGGTTCTATAAAGCTTCTGGCGGGAACATTTTGTTCAATACGCGCCATAAAACCACCAACATCATTCAGGTACTCGGGCAAAAACTCCAGCCAGGTGACTGGATAAATCCGGCGCAACTCGGGTCACGTATTTTCTACAAGATGTTTGGAGGTACACATCTGGTTAATCGCGTGGGGCTGGCGAGAACCTTTCAGAATATCCGCCTGTTTCGGGAAATGTCGGTTATCGAGAATCTGTTGGTTGCCCAACATATGCGCGTGAACCGTAACCTGATTTCCGGCGTGCTGAACACACCAGCCTATCGTCGGGCTGAAAGCAGCGCCCTGGATCGGGCCTTTTACTGGCTGGAAGTCGTCGATCTTGTGGATTGCGCTAACCGACTTGCGGGCGAAATGTCTTACGGGCAGCAACGACGCCTTGAGATAGCCCGTGCCATGTGCACCGCGCCAGAGATGATTTGTCTCGATGAACCCGCCGCGGGGCTAAACCCGGTAGAAACCCGCGCCCTGAGCAAAATTATCCGCTTTTTACGGGATCATCACGACATCACGGTACTTCTGATTGAACATGATATGGGTATGGTGATGGACATTTCGGACAACATTATTGTACTCGACCACGGCGATGTCATCGCACAAGGCAAGCCTGAGCAAATTCAACATGACGAAAAGGTCATTGCCGCCTACCTGGGCACGGATGAAAGCGAGATTAGCATATGA
- a CDS encoding phage tail tape measure protein, with amino-acid sequence MAQTAVGDLVVNLDVNSTKFSEQISYVKKEFKQTGDAANDAALRIQQSFSRQENAARKAGISVGQYNAAMRMLPAQFTDIATQLAGGQSPWLILLQQGGQVKDSFGGILPTFRALLGTISPLMVGVGALSAATGALFYAWYAGSSTLSDFNKTLVLSGNISGLTADRMLVLARNGQAAGLTFNQTSEALTELINAGVRAGSRFDDMSQAVARFTEASGVPVDKVAAAFGKLTSDPTSGLIAMAQQFHNVTTEQIAYVAQLQRAGDEAAALQAANDAATAGFNDQTKSIRDNMGTIETAADTLKRAFKSMWDAALDIGRPDTAQEMVANAEAAFKKADEIWNLRKGDRYVNDEARARFWNDRETARLALDMAQQQAGNARANEENASREAAAESDRQKYAAQAQANYAKTQSALEKYTSRQNELNKALKDGRILQSDYNINLAAAKKEYEATLSKPKKTAAVRTPAGTRATDAASAQTMELEAQLRMLQDHKGINDTISQQRQELWRQQSRFSVLEEAAKTRTLSAEEKSLLASKGEVLSRAELNARLGDQIVAQERLNRLQDSSQKYVTQMSEKTRALVAGGSMSSRGAQRQNEEAQLRQGWMNAGGSDTDQGYQNELAALKNYYAEQDSLRGDWQAGAKSAWAEYADSASDAYGQMKSFATSTFDGIGQNMADMLTTGKANWADFTRSTLSMLTQILMKQAMAGLVSSATSAMGFAGGGYTGSGGKYDPAGVVHRGEFVFTKEATSRIGVGNLYRMMKGYATGGLVGGSGSVPAAAPFGVSVYAPVTVENTAGGTQQQNNGDQLGKAYKQVINKSINDGIAQELKPGGLIWNATKGR; translated from the coding sequence ATGGCCCAGACAGCGGTCGGTGATCTTGTCGTTAACCTTGACGTTAACTCGACGAAATTCAGTGAGCAAATCAGCTATGTAAAAAAAGAGTTTAAACAAACAGGTGATGCGGCGAACGATGCTGCATTGCGGATTCAGCAGTCATTCAGCCGGCAGGAAAATGCCGCCCGTAAGGCCGGAATTTCAGTCGGGCAGTACAACGCGGCCATGCGTATGCTTCCGGCACAGTTTACAGATATCGCGACTCAGCTTGCTGGTGGCCAGAGTCCGTGGTTGATCCTTCTGCAGCAGGGTGGGCAGGTGAAGGATTCATTTGGGGGGATCCTTCCGACATTCCGGGCACTGCTGGGGACGATATCCCCGCTTATGGTCGGTGTGGGGGCACTCTCTGCCGCAACGGGGGCATTGTTTTATGCCTGGTATGCCGGTTCGTCCACGCTGTCCGATTTCAACAAAACACTGGTTCTCTCCGGTAACATTTCCGGGCTGACTGCTGATCGTATGCTGGTGCTTGCCAGAAACGGGCAGGCCGCCGGGCTTACGTTTAACCAGACCAGTGAAGCGCTGACGGAGCTGATTAACGCGGGAGTGCGCGCAGGCTCCCGTTTTGATGATATGAGCCAAGCGGTTGCACGCTTTACCGAAGCATCCGGTGTTCCGGTTGATAAGGTTGCTGCCGCATTTGGCAAACTGACCAGCGACCCGACGTCAGGGTTGATTGCGATGGCGCAGCAGTTTCATAACGTCACGACGGAGCAGATTGCATATGTTGCACAGCTGCAACGGGCCGGTGATGAGGCGGCAGCTTTGCAGGCTGCGAACGATGCGGCTACAGCAGGCTTTAACGATCAGACAAAATCCATCCGTGACAACATGGGCACGATTGAGACAGCGGCTGACACGCTGAAACGTGCCTTTAAATCGATGTGGGATGCCGCGCTGGATATTGGTCGACCTGATACCGCGCAGGAAATGGTCGCGAATGCTGAAGCGGCCTTTAAAAAGGCGGATGAGATCTGGAACTTGCGCAAGGGAGATCGTTACGTAAACGATGAGGCGCGTGCAAGGTTCTGGAATGACCGCGAAACCGCCAGGCTTGCACTGGATATGGCGCAGCAGCAGGCCGGGAACGCCAGAGCCAACGAAGAGAACGCGTCGCGGGAAGCGGCAGCGGAATCTGATCGCCAGAAGTACGCTGCACAGGCGCAGGCCAATTATGCCAAAACCCAGAGCGCACTGGAAAAATACACGTCCCGGCAAAATGAGCTGAACAAGGCGCTGAAGGATGGGCGGATCCTGCAGTCTGACTACAACATCAACCTGGCTGCCGCGAAAAAGGAGTATGAAGCCACGCTCAGTAAGCCGAAAAAAACGGCTGCTGTCAGAACACCCGCAGGAACGCGAGCGACCGATGCTGCCAGTGCCCAGACGATGGAGCTTGAAGCTCAGCTCAGAATGCTGCAGGACCACAAAGGCATCAATGACACCATCAGCCAGCAGAGACAGGAATTGTGGCGCCAGCAGTCACGTTTCTCTGTACTTGAGGAAGCTGCAAAAACCCGAACCCTGTCGGCAGAAGAGAAATCACTGCTGGCGAGCAAGGGGGAGGTCCTGTCCCGCGCTGAACTGAATGCCAGGCTGGGCGATCAGATAGTGGCGCAGGAACGCCTTAATCGCCTGCAGGATTCTTCCCAGAAATATGTCACTCAGATGAGTGAGAAAACACGGGCTCTGGTTGCTGGCGGTTCAATGAGCAGTCGGGGCGCGCAGCGTCAGAATGAAGAAGCTCAGCTCCGTCAGGGCTGGATGAATGCTGGCGGGAGCGATACGGACCAGGGTTATCAGAATGAGCTTGCTGCCCTGAAAAATTATTACGCTGAACAGGACAGTCTCCGTGGCGACTGGCAGGCTGGCGCGAAATCCGCCTGGGCTGAGTATGCCGACTCTGCCTCAGATGCCTACGGGCAGATGAAGTCATTTGCCACAAGCACGTTTGACGGTATCGGGCAGAACATGGCTGACATGCTGACAACAGGAAAAGCAAACTGGGCTGACTTTACCCGGTCAACGTTATCCATGCTGACGCAAATTCTGATGAAGCAGGCAATGGCAGGCCTGGTCAGTTCAGCCACGTCTGCCATGGGGTTTGCGGGGGGCGGTTATACCGGGTCAGGTGGAAAGTACGATCCTGCAGGCGTGGTTCACCGTGGTGAGTTTGTCTTCACCAAGGAGGCAACCAGCCGGATCGGTGTCGGAAATCTGTACCGGATGATGAAAGGCTATGCGACAGGCGGTCTTGTCGGGGGCAGTGGATCTGTTCCTGCCGCCGCGCCGTTCGGGGTCAGCGTGTATGCGCCGGTGACGGTCGAAAATACTGCCGGCGGAACGCAGCAGCAGAATAATGGTGATCAACTGGGTAAAGCCTATAAGCAGGTTATCAATAAATCGATCAACGACGGCATTGCTCAGGAGCTGAAGCCCGGCGGTCTTATCTGGAATGCGACAAAAGGCAGGTAA
- a CDS encoding tail fiber assembly protein, with protein MQGKDLWAVTDTSYRAISDENDLAEGEVLHIGAQPKINAADNEAVRAQLRAVADYAIVPLQYAVDLGEATEEEQTLLTKWKLYCVRLNRVDISVSEPDWPPLPD; from the coding sequence ATGCAAGGTAAAGATTTATGGGCGGTTACGGACACCAGTTACCGGGCTATTTCAGATGAGAATGATTTGGCTGAAGGGGAGGTTCTCCATATTGGTGCACAACCAAAAATTAATGCTGCAGATAATGAGGCTGTACGCGCGCAGCTGCGTGCCGTCGCAGATTACGCTATCGTGCCGCTCCAGTATGCCGTTGATTTAGGGGAAGCCACAGAGGAAGAACAGACGCTGCTGACAAAATGGAAGCTGTACTGTGTGCGGCTGAACCGGGTTGATATCAGCGTTTCTGAACCAGACTGGCCGCCACTGCCCGATTAG
- a CDS encoding ABC transporter ATP-binding protein encodes MSNVMLEFREVDVFYGVIQALKQVSLQVNQGETVALIGANGAGKSTLLMSIFGQPRIRAGQILFCGDDISHKSTHFVASGGIAQAPEGRRIFPDMTVEENMLMGTIPIGNQYAAQDMQSMFDLFPRLKERRKQRAMTMSGGEQQMLAIARALMSRPKLLLLDEPSLGLAPIVVKQIFQTLRELARNGMTIFLVEQNAHHALKLSDRGYVMVNGQIRLSGSGEELLGNQEVRKAYLGGV; translated from the coding sequence ATGAGCAACGTGATGCTGGAGTTTCGGGAGGTGGATGTTTTCTATGGCGTAATTCAGGCGCTAAAACAGGTTTCCTTGCAGGTAAATCAGGGGGAAACCGTGGCACTGATTGGGGCTAACGGGGCGGGGAAATCGACCTTGTTGATGTCGATTTTTGGTCAACCTCGCATTCGTGCGGGCCAGATCCTCTTTTGCGGGGATGATATCAGCCATAAATCGACCCATTTTGTAGCTTCCGGTGGTATTGCACAAGCGCCTGAAGGACGACGAATTTTTCCGGATATGACTGTCGAAGAGAATATGTTAATGGGCACAATCCCCATCGGCAACCAGTATGCAGCACAGGATATGCAAAGTATGTTCGACCTTTTCCCGCGCCTCAAGGAAAGGCGCAAGCAGCGGGCAATGACGATGTCGGGAGGCGAACAACAGATGCTGGCGATTGCCCGCGCGTTGATGAGCCGCCCCAAACTGCTGCTGCTGGATGAACCCAGTCTGGGATTAGCCCCCATCGTGGTTAAACAGATTTTTCAGACATTGCGTGAGTTGGCGCGTAACGGGATGACTATTTTTCTGGTTGAACAGAATGCGCACCATGCACTGAAACTTTCCGACCGTGGCTATGTCATGGTGAATGGTCAGATCCGGTTGAGCGGTAGCGGTGAAGAACTGCTGGGAAATCAGGAGGTGCGTAAAGCGTATTTGGGTGGCGTGTAG
- a CDS encoding phage minor tail protein L, producing MSLNADYQKLEPGNVVRLFDVDGTAFGVGDVLYFHAHNIAHTPDEIAASGGDETKLAAKSIWWQGREYKAWPCQIEGIETSTDGTSAQPTLSVANLDGSITALCLAYDDLLQAKVTIHDTLAQYLDVKNYEGGNPSADPTQEKLRVFYIDAKQSETNEVVAFTLSSPMDLQGLMIPTRQLHSLCTWCIRNKYRSGDGCDYAGTRYFDKHNNAVDDPSRDECGGTLTSCKLRFGDGNELPFGGFPGTSLIRS from the coding sequence ATGAGTTTAAACGCTGATTATCAGAAACTGGAGCCGGGTAATGTTGTCCGGCTTTTTGATGTGGACGGCACAGCCTTCGGTGTGGGGGATGTGCTTTATTTTCATGCCCACAACATTGCCCATACCCCGGATGAGATTGCGGCGTCGGGTGGGGATGAGACGAAACTGGCGGCAAAATCCATCTGGTGGCAGGGCCGGGAATATAAAGCCTGGCCCTGCCAGATCGAAGGTATTGAAACATCAACGGACGGAACCAGCGCCCAGCCGACGCTGTCGGTTGCGAACCTCGATGGTTCAATCACTGCGTTGTGCCTGGCTTATGATGATTTACTTCAGGCCAAAGTGACCATTCATGACACGCTTGCGCAGTATCTCGATGTGAAGAATTACGAAGGCGGTAATCCGTCAGCTGACCCGACTCAGGAGAAGCTCCGGGTGTTCTACATCGATGCCAAGCAAAGTGAAACGAATGAAGTCGTGGCGTTTACGCTTTCCAGTCCGATGGACCTGCAGGGGTTGATGATCCCGACGCGGCAGCTGCATTCTCTTTGCACCTGGTGTATCCGCAATAAATACCGATCCGGTGACGGCTGTGATTACGCCGGAACCCGCTATTTTGACAAGCACAATAACGCGGTCGATGACCCGTCGCGTGATGAATGCGGCGGTACGCTGACGTCGTGCAAGCTCCGGTTCGGTGACGGTAATGAGCTACCATTCGGAGGCTTCCCTGGAACCTCTCTTATCAGGAGCTGA
- a CDS encoding cor protein produces MKNIIISTLICFSLSACSGPVLEKQQPVCQAEALLGGQTQTVQIYGVRESAHQTEYKAGYPFNWRWVNKSNFTWSNCPK; encoded by the coding sequence ATGAAAAACATTATTATTTCGACGCTGATTTGCTTTTCCCTGTCAGCCTGTTCAGGGCCTGTGCTGGAGAAACAGCAGCCTGTATGTCAGGCCGAAGCATTGCTGGGCGGTCAGACACAGACTGTGCAGATTTACGGTGTGCGGGAGAGCGCACATCAGACAGAATATAAAGCGGGTTATCCGTTTAACTGGCGATGGGTGAATAAAAGTAACTTTACCTGGTCGAACTGTCCGAAATAA